From the Oncorhynchus tshawytscha isolate Ot180627B unplaced genomic scaffold, Otsh_v2.0 Un_contig_3274_pilon_pilon, whole genome shotgun sequence genome, one window contains:
- the LOC121843847 gene encoding trace amine-associated receptor 13c-like, whose product MEKYEDVQYCFQDRNSSCRKALLSPSIYITLYIFFSLISAVTVFLNLLVIISISHFKQLHTPTNLLILSLAVSDLLVGLIVIPVVTVALMETCWGFGEYFCVFQIYITFLCTSLSLGNLVLISIDRYVAVCDPLLYHSKITTTRMMCCISITWCCCVIYRAAIVKNFVNVQVPSRCLKECFFVEGLIWVNIIDLVITMVVPCSIIMTLYMKIFVVARSQARNVFSKEAASVSGVKTVQANKSERKATKTLSIVVFNYFNCWIPFLFVFFFTFVIDNLLSVIIGFLPLVNSLINPIIYAFFYPWFKVTAKHILTLNLRRS is encoded by the coding sequence ATGGAGAAATATGAAGATGTTCAATACTGTTTTCAAGACAGAAACTCTTCTTGCAGAAAGGCTTTGCTATCACCATCTAtctatataacactgtacatcttCTTCTCATTGATTTCAGCAGTTACAGTATTTTTGAACCTACTGGtgatcatctccatctctcacttcaaGCAGCTCCATACTCCAACCAAcctgctcatcctctctctggctgtgtcagaTCTCCTGGTGGGACTGATTGTGATACCAGTAGTGACTGTAGCATTAATGGAAACATGCTGGGGTTTTGGagaatatttctgtgtgtttcagaTCTACATTACTTTTTTATGTACTTCTTTATCTCTGGGTAATTTGGTCTTGATATCTATTGACCGCTATGTTGCTGTGTGTGATCCCTTATTGTACCACtctaaaataacaacaacaagaatGATGTGTTGTATATCTATTACCTGGTGTTGTTGTGTCATCTACCGTGCTGCTATTGTAAAAAACTTTGTCAATGTACAGGTACCCAGTAGGTGTTTGaaagaatgtttttttgttgAAGGGTTAATCTGGGTTAATATCATCGACCTTGTAATTACAATGGTTGTCCCGTGCTCTATTATTATGACACTTTATATGAAAATCTTTGTGGTGGCCAGATCACAGGCCAGAAATGTTTTTTCAAAAGAGGCTGCCAGTGTGTCTGGTGTTAAAACTGTACAGGCAAATAAGTCTGAGAGAAAAGCAACAAAAACTCTTTCTATTGTTGTTTTCAACTATTTCAATTGTTggattccatttctgtttgttttcttttttacTTTTGTAATTGACAATTTATTATCAGTTATCATCGGCTTTCTGCCTCTTGTTAATTCCTTAATTAATCCAATAATTTATGCTTTCTTTTATCCATGGTTCAAAGTGACAGCTAAACATATTTTAACTCTGAACTTAAGGCGTTCATAG